GATCCGGCCAAGCGGAAGCATGTCGGCATCAGCCCAGCCGCCGGCGCGTTGAAGTGGTGCCCAACGCGCCAGCCGGGCAAACTGGGCGTGCACGTCATCCCACCGGTCCCAGAGGTCATCGGAGATGCGCCACATGTTTGCATTCGCGCGAAGATGCTCAAGGTGCGTCGTGGGTAGATTCGTGCCAGGGGAAAGCGACAGCGCCATCGTCCTCCCGCTGCGGGCAATGGCGGTTGCATAGGCCGTGATTTCGTCATCATGGTAGGGCGCCTGCATGTCATCCACTTTGAGGAAATCGACTCCCCAGCGGGCGAACTGAGCCACTTGGCCGTCGTAGTACGCTTGGGCACCTGGATGTCCATGGTCGAGCCCGAAGTTGTCAGGATTCCAGCTGCAGGTGTCACCTTGGTTGGCGATCTGCGACGCCGTCCATGCAGTCCCCTCGACCGGGAGATTCTGTTCGACGGCCTTGCGCGGAATGCCACGCATGACATGGATTCCCAAGCGCAGTCCCATGGCGTGAATTGCGTTAGCCATGGCGGTGAATCCGGTATTGCCCTCCGCCGAGGGGAACCGGTTCTGTGCTGGCAGCTGGCGGCCGTACGCATCGAGCACAACAGGGGCATCTTCGTTGTATCCGTGAGCTCTCGCCGTCGGGTCATACCAGGCGATATCGACGACGACTGTGTCCCACCCCGAGGGGAGTAAATGGTCTCGGACAAACCGGGCATTTTCTAGGACTTCGTCCTCGGTCACCGTGGTGCCATAGCAGTCCCAGCTATTCCATCCCATAGGCGGAGTTGGTACCAACAGGGAGAAAGCGCGGTTTGTCGAAGACATTCGTTGACTCGTTTCTGATTTGCAGCACTCTGCTTGGTGAACCGTTGGGTGTTGAGCACTCGCGAGCCCTCAGCGTTGGGCCGTTAAGGCTGCCCTTGTCCTCAAGATAGTTGCTAGGACTTGGCATGTCACGGGCCCACTCGGTCACTAACCCAATATTTTGTTGTTAGCGTCACATTATTCTCATCGAGCCTCCGCGGTGGGGGCCGGACGCCTAGACCGATTGGTCTTGGAACGGCGCGAAAGAGTCAGCCGTAACTCTGCCCGTATTACTGTCCGCCGTAAGTATCATTGGATAAGGCGATAGTTTCGAAGGGACAGGAGGGAAGCTGAGATGGTCAAAGGACGCATCACGATTGCAGAGATTGCCGAAGAGCTTGGCGTTTCCGTTCCCACAATTTCCCGAGTCCTCAATGGCAGGGAGGACGTTGCCGCACAAACGCGGATCCGGGTTGAGGAAGCACTTACGCGGCACAACTACCGCAAACCCGTTGCCCCGAATTCCCCCTTCCGCTCAGCAGACCTGCTGGATCTCGTTTTTCACGAAGCAGGCAGCGGCTGGGCCCTTGAAGTCATTCGGGGCGTTGAACAAGCCGCGGGACCAGAACACATCGGCGTTGTGCTCTCGCAATTGGGAGGATCGCGCCGGCCCTCCAAGGAATGGCTCGATAGCATCATGGCCCGCCGTTCCATCGGCGTGGTTTTGGTGCTCTCTGGACTCGATGAAGCCCAACGCCAGCAACTTGATGCCCGCTCCATACCCTACGTAGTCATCGATGCGCACGGCGAACCCGCCTCAAACGTTCCCACAGTGGGCTCCAACAACTGGAACGGTGGCCTCGTAGCAACCCGGCACCTCATTGAGCTGGGCCACAAGAGAATCGCCATGATTTCCGGGCCCAGCGATGTTCTCTGCAGCAGGGCCCGCGTTGACGGATTCAAGAGCGCCCATGACGAGGTGGGACTGCGCTATGACCCAGCGTTGATTCGTTGGGGGAACTTTGAAAAGGAGGCCGGATATCACCATGGGCTTGAACTCCTCCGGGGTCCGAACCGCCCGACAGCAATCTTCGCCGGCTCTGATTACCAAGCACTGGGAGTGATGCGCGCGGCCCGTGAACTTGGGTTACTGATTCCCCGTGATCTCTCCATCGTCGGGTATGACAACCTGCCCGTTTCGGACTGGCTCACGCCGCCGCTGACCACGGTGAATCAGCCGCTCGCCGAGATGGCGATGCTGGCCACCCAAACGTTGATCTCCATGGCCCGCGGGAAGTCGATTGCGTCGCCGAGGGTTGAGCTAGGCACGGATCTGGTCATCCGGGAATCAACGGCACCTCCGGCCGGCTAAGGAGTATTCTCTCGTTGTGCCTTGGAGTTCGACGCCGGTGCTAGGCTGCCAGCGGTACCTCCAGTTGCACTTCTCCAACAGGCAACTGGACGGTTCCCTTGGACCGGCCTGCCGCAACCTCAAAGAGCCCCGCAAATACTGAGAGGCTGATGCGCCCTTCTCCGTCTGCAATCATCTCGACCGGAACAAGCCACCATTCCCCGCGGATAAGGTTCTGAAGTGCCGTGTAGGCCGGCTTCGGCGATCCGTCCTTTCGGATCAGGCCGCTTGGCGCACCGAGCCATGCCGTGGCGTCGTCAAAACCCCAATAGGTAATCGATTGAACCGCTGGGTGCGCCACAAGCGTTGAGTAGTGGCGGATAATTTCCGCTGCCTGACGTTCCTCACCGGCGGGCGTTGTGGGCCAGTTATCGACCACATAGTCGTTGAGATCCCTCTGCGTCAGGCTGGTTGTGAGTCACTCATTAACCGTTGATTGAAGGAGCCGGCCGTGGCCGTTGATAACAAGGGATTTACCCGTGAAGAGATCCGTGAGTTCGTGCATGAGTACTATTTGCAGCCGCGGGGGTCGCGGAAGGAGTGGCTTGCCTCGAAGTCCATCTCCGATTGGATCTTCCGCAGGTGGCGCACGATGGTGGTCGAAGGCGATATCGACCGGGGCCTGATTCCGCGAGAACATGGAGGTATGGTCCCGACAAATAGTGAGCTCTCCGCGTTTGAAAAAGCACGCGCGAAAGAGATAGCCGCCCATCGTGTTGAAGTCGAAAAATTCCAGAAGCGCATTGCTGAGCTTGAAGGAGTAAATTCGGCTCTGGGAAAAGCTATAGGGCTCTTGCACGAGTTGAACGTGCCAGAGTCCGATACAACCCCGACGAGCGATCAGAAGCGTTCATAGCAGCTGAGACCACCCTCGTCCTGGAGCTGAAAGAGCTCACCAGATCCCAGCGGACGGCTCTGAAGCTGACCGGGGTTTCGCGTGGGACCTGGCACTACAGGTTCAATCCCCGCCCAGGCGTGGAGAACCCCACCCATCAAGCCGACCGGGCCTATGAAAGCCGGATCAGTACCATCCATCAGGAGTGGATTCTTGAGTTCATTCTGGCCGGCTGGGAGAAGAACAACTCCGTGGATCATTCTTTCGCCACGGCCTGGGACAACGGCGTGATGATCGCCTCCCGCCGCACGTGGTGGCGGGTCGCGGCAGAGTACGAGGACCAGAATGCGCGCCCCACAGTCCCGACCAAACGCGGCGGTAAACGCGGCACCGCGCAGAAGCCGGTTCTCAAGGCCACCGGTCCCTGCCAGGTCTGGTCTTGGGACATCAGTGACGTCTATTCCAAGTGGCAGGGAAGGGTTTACAAGGTGTATTCCATCATGGATATCTACTCCCGGGAGATCGTCGGCTGGCGGATCGAGGAACGCGAGGCTGACTACCTCGCCGTCGAGATGTTCGAGGCCGCCATCGCCCGCTACGGCGCCCCGCGCGTGGTTCACGCGGACTCGGGCCCATCCATGAGGTCACACCTGCTCCGTGACTCTCTCAATTCCCACGGCGTGGAACTCACTTTTAACCGTCCCTACGTCTCCAACGACAATCCCTTCAGTGAGTCAGGTTTTCGCACGATGAAATATCGGCCCGGTTACCCTCGAATCTTCGAAAGCCTCGAGGCCGCCAGGGACTACCTCACCGACTACGTGCGCTGGTACAGCAACGATCACAAACACTCCGGCATCGCCTTGTTCTCACCAGCACAAGTCCACGACGGGTCCTGGAAAGAGCTCTGGGATAAACGCGAAAAAACCCACCAGGAATACTACGAACAAAACCCAGGAAGGTTCCGCCAACGACCCACCACACCAGCCCCAGCCCAACACGTAGGGATCAACCTCCCCAAACCCGAAGAACACCAAAAAATAGCCTAGTGACTCCACACAGCTTGACAATTTTCGGATCCCCAACATTTGAGGGCATCAAGTCCCCGGAGAGGAGAGTGGTCTCTGTCCAATGCAGGGGAAGGCCAAACCTGGCGAATCGCTGGCACACGTCATTGAGTTGGTCTTCCCCACGGAACCCTTTGTGCATATGGGATTGCAGGCCAATGGCATCGATCTGGATCCCGGCATCGAGGACTTCCTCCACGAGTTGTTCATACCGCGGCCCCAGATCAAAGTCGTTGAGGATCAGCTGCGCCCCAGAGTTCTGGCCCCGCGCCTCTTCAATCGCGAGCCTCACCATCGGCACACGTCCCTTGTCAGCGCAGATCCGGGTAATGGCATTCTGGACACCGTCGGGCTCATTGACAAACTCGGGCATGATGACAACTTCGTTGATCGCGTCCCACGAATCGATGAGCCCGGCGAAATCCTTGACCTCTCGGCGGATTCTCCCCCGCAGCAGTTCTTCGGCAACGGGTAGCGGCAACGCATCCACCCACGGCGCTTTGACCGTGTGCCACACCAGCGGGTGGCCCTTGAGCCGAACCCCGCGATTGGAAAGCCAATGGGCTGATTGGAGTAGTTTTTTGCGTTCGGTGACGCCACGCGTGGGTTCGTAGCGGCCCCAGTAGAAAGCGAGTGTTGCCGTATCAAACAGCCCCTGCCAACGTTCCCGACTTTGATCTTCTCCGTCGTCCATAGTCGGGGGCGTGCACCCGAAACCGAAAGCATGCTGCAGCTGTTTTACCAGGACCGGCTGCCCACGCAACGGGTTGCCTTGGGCATCGGTGACGGTGATGGTGGCATTGCTTTTGCGATGGGCGTAGCGATCAGCTGTCATTAGTTTTCTTCCTCATGGGCAGTCGTTGATGGCTCACCGTGGATAAAAAGCGTCCAAATTGCGGTACTCATCGCCTTGGAGTGGGAGGACGGCGCCATGTTTGGTGTTTTCTGGCAAGGTGAAGCCCGGTACGTGCTTCCAGTCGCCCGATTCCAAATTGGTGGTGCTGTAAGCGTGATATCCCTGCGGCATGTCGGCGTACCGATCGACCCAGAGATACCAGCGATTCTCGTGGTTATGGCGGAAAACCAGCGGACCTTCAACATGGGGTGAAATTTCGTGCCCCACGTTCTTGGCCACGGTGATGAAATCGTCGGCAAAAACCGAGGAGCCTCTTTGGTGGAACAGCTGAAGTGACAGGGGTGCGTCGTCGTCGTGCTTGGCCAAACGATGTACGGCGGTGTCAGTGACGAGCAAGGTCATGTCGATGACTCCACCGGGAAGATCCAAGTACACCTCTGGAGCGGTGAAGCCGACGAAGTCCTTGGTACGTGACACGAGAATCTTGCTGGGACCCGTCTCGGCTGATGCCAGAGATGCTGACTCCAGAGACACCGGCTCCGGGGACACTGCCTCCTGCAGTCCGGAGGACCAGAAGACCAGGAAATCGCCGGAAACCGGATCGTAAACCGATTTGGGCGCCCATGCCATGCCTGCTCCGTCCGGGGCAATCCTCACGTACCGCGGTTCCGACCAGGTGATCAAATCAGTGGAATCCCACATCACTACATCCAGGCTGCCTCGGTGCCTGAATTCCCACCAGTCGGGTCCCTCCGGGCGCCACACGCGCAGATCGGTGGCCAGAATGTGGAACGTCCCATCGGGTCCCCGGACAATGTTGGGATCCCTAACACCACCGGTCCCCTCCAAGGACTCAAGAACGGCTGCGCCGCCGTTTAGGCGCCGCCACGAAAGCGGGTCATCGCCCTCACTCAGCGATAGATAAATCTTCTCTTTGTGTTCCAGCGGGTCCTCAACGAAATGCACCAGCAGATAGCCGAACGCTTCGCTCACAGTCCCCCCTGGAGATCCGCGAAGTCAGCGGAACCGCTATCCCCCACAGCCAATGCTCCGTAGGTGACGCCCACGAATCCGCCGTTCTTCTCGGCGCACAGGTGGGAGATATCCAGCACATCAGAGCGAACTGATCCCCCATCGTCCGGTTCCCAGATAGCAACAGCACTAGTGCCATGCACCTCAAAGGCAAGAACACCTTTGCCTGTTCCCTGGGGCAGCGTCAGCCTTGGTGCGTGAGTGGAGACAACTGAGGCGTCGCCCGAGACTGTGTCAATACTCAGCGTCCCGCCTCCCACTGTGACCGCCACAAAAGCCGTGGATGAGTAGCGCAGTGCCAGTCCGGCGCGAACTCCGTAACTGGCATCCACCAGTCGAATCTGCACGCGCGTACTCAGGCTTGCCAACCGTCGGGCCACAAATGCGGGTCTAGAATCGGTGAGATCATTCCCGGCCTGCAGCCGGAATGTACCTGAGACCCCAGTTTCTGTGACGATCTCTGACGGATGACGCCGGACGGCAATGACGTCCTCACCTCCGGTTGCAGCGGGGTTATCTGGTGAGTCAAAGGGCAAGTGTTCCTGGCCAGTCAAACCCTGAAGGCCCTTGGGATTTTGGGGCAGCTGCCCTTCGCCCGGGGCAAAGACTGGCCAGTCGTTTTCCCATGTCACCGGAACCAAGAACGTTTCCCTCCCCAGCAAATCACAGCTGTCCCAGGCTCGGGTCGCCAAACAGACAGCCCACCAGCTGCCATCTTGCGCCTCAACGAGGTCTGCATGGCCAACATTTGTCACCGGCGTTGCGCGGCCAAGATTGCGGTGCGTCAAGACAGGGTTGGCAGGATTGCCGACGAACGGTCCAAGTGGTGATTCGGCTCTAGCGACGACGATCGCATGGTGGAAGCTCGTGCCGCCTTCTGCCGCAAGGAGATACACAAACCCGTTGCGACGGAGCAGGTGCGGTCCCTCCGACCAGATGGCTCCGCGCAAGGCTCCGGACCAGACAATGGTCTCCTCCGTGTCCGGCACCAATGTTTCGTTGTCGAGCCTGCGTACCCACACTTCGGTTTGCTGCGCCCATTCAGGGAGCGGTGCCAGTCTGGTGCCATGAGCCCACATGCTGCCGTCAGGCTCAATCATGATGGAGGGGTCAATTCCGTCCATGTCCCACCAGATGGGATCCGACCACGGACCGGCCGCGTTCTCCGCCGTGACAACGAAGTTCCCCGAGGCTCCTTCGGCCCCGCCAACCAGCGTGCAGACCACCAGGAAACGGGTTCCATCGTGTCTGATCGTCGGTGCAAACAAGCCGCCGGAATCTCTCACGGTTGAGAGATTAATCTGGCCCGGACGGTCGATCACATGGCCGATGAGTTCCCAACTGAGCAAGTCACGCGAGCGGTGCACGGGCAGACCGGGCAAATACTCGAAGGTGGAATTCACCAGGTAGAACCAGGTCCCGTCATCCCCATCGACGCGGCACACGGACGGATCAGGATAAAATCCGGGCAAGACGGGATTGGTCTCGCCCCACATAGCAGTGGTTTGGTTCTCAGTCATTCTTGATAAACCTCCGGGAAACGTCTGCGATGAGCGGCTGCGCAATAAGCCAGAGAATGCCACTAAAGGCCCACGCGAAGACCAGCAGGGCCAGTTCCGTACCAAGGTGCACCGTGGCTAGGGCAACGATCATGAGGGACAAAAAGCCAAGGCTCACCTTCCACTGCGCGAAAAGTTCGACGGCGGCGATCCGCATCGAATCTCGGGTGCGGAAGGAAAACAAGGACGAGACCACCAGCAGGTGCCCCGCCCAGACACCGAGTAGACCCAAGACGATGATCCCTACCGGTCGAAAAGTTACCCCGAAGGGAACTGACTCGGCAAAGACAATGTTGACGATCAACACCAGCGCCACGGCAACAACCACAGCCCACCACTTCATGGTGTCGAGAAAGTTCAGCCGGTATCCACGCCACAGGGCACGGGCCGGTGACAGATCTGGCGATGCGGCCCAAGTACGCATGGCATACACGGCTGCCGAGAGCGCAGGCCCCACGGGCAGCAGCGCAATGACGAAGAACGCAGCATTGGCAGCCGCATCGCCCAATACTGTCCATGCAACCAGTGTTGGCCCGCACATCAGAATGAGAAAAACCGCCAGCACCAGTAGCCGATACACACCTGCCGCCATCCGAGACAATACGCCGCTGCCAATCTCATTGGCGAGAGCGCTGGAACTCATCGCTGTTCCCCGGCCAGGGAGGCGGATCGAACGTGGACATGGCTGGTAGCCATGAGTTTACGATCTGCTCCAACAATTTGTTCGCGTCCCACAAGTGTCCGCCGAACCACGGCATGCACGTCGGTGCTGGAGCGCGAGATGCGCAGTTCCAGCTCTCCCGGCTCCACGAGCTGATGCAGCTTGAGCCCCGCGAAGGAGGTCAGATCCGAGTGCAGCGTGAAATTCACCGTTGCGCTCTCTCCCGGTTCAAGGTCCACCCGCTGGTATGCGATCAGCCGAATGTCCGGGCGGGTGACTTGGGCCACGGGATCATGCAAATAGACCTGTACGACGTCGGCCACCCTCCTTGCGCTGTTGTTGCTGAGCTCCATGGTCAGCGCGGTGCTTTCACCAATCTGCCATTGCTGATTCCCCGTGGTCACGTGGCCCCAACTCAGCTCGCCATAGGAGAGGCCGTGGCCGAAGGGGAACAGAGCTGTGGGGTCGAGATTTGAAACCCCGTTGCGCATGCCCAGCGGGGGCGCCAAATAGGTCCCCGGCTGAACATGGGGACTGTTGGGAATGCTCACCGGCAGGTGTCCACTGGGATTGATGGCACCCGTGAGCACTTCCGCGATGGCTTGTCCTCCACGTTGTCCCGGAAAGAACGTTTGCACTACCGCGGCACACTTCTGCGCCACCGAACCAAGTGCATAAGGGCGGCCGGAGAGTAGGAGTAGGACAACGGGTGTCCCGGTCGCCAAGATAGCTTCCAGCAGAGCTTGCTGCTCACCGGGCAGGCGCAGATCCGCAGCATCGCAGCCCTCCCCGGATGTTCCACGCCCAAACAGCCCGGCCTGATCTCCCAACACCACCAGTGCCACATCTGCGCCGGCCGCCGCATCCGTCGCGGCAGCAAAACCGCTCCTGCCTGCAGCCTTGACATCGCAACCCTTGGCAAAAGCGATCTCGCCTCGATGCTGTCCACGCAACCCCTCGAGCACGGTTCCGATCTCCAGCCCAAGGCCCCGCTCCGGATGCTTGACGCCAACATGTGCCGGAAATGAATAGCAGCCAAGCATGCCGTAAGCATCATCTGCCAGCGGGCCGACGACGGCGAGACGAGCCTCCGGACGCAGCGGCAGCACGCCGTCGTTCGCTACCAGAACGACGGCTTCCCGGGCGAGTTCCAGCGCTAGGGCTTGGGAATCTGTGGTGTCGAGCTCCACCTGATCCGGCACTTCCGGTTGGTAGTCCGCATCTAGCAGTCCCAAGTCAATCTTCTGCACAAGGACCCGTCGCAGTGCCCTGTTGACGAGCTCCTCGGAGACGGCGCCAGAGCGAACGGCGTCATTCAGGGGTTTGCCGTAAGCAGCCACCGACGGCAACTCAACATCAATCCCTGCTGCGAGCGCGCGGGCGGCGGCTTCGGACTCGGTTCCGGCAACACGCTGAAGTGTGCGCAGGAACGCGATGGCAAAGTAGTCCGCCACCACAACGCCGTCGAACCCCCACGTGCCCCGCAGCAATTCGGTGAGCAGCTGCGGATCGGCAGCGGCGGGTACGCCATCAACCTCGGCGTAGGAATTCATCACCGACCGGGCGCCGCCATGGCGCAGCGCCATCTCGAACGGCGGGTAGTAGACATCTGCCATCTCCCGTGGGCCCGCCGCGACCGGCGCGTGGTTGCGTGCCGCCCGCGAACCGGAGTATCCGGCAAAATGCTTGAGTGTGGCAACAATGCCAGCACTTTCAAGCCCTTGAACATACGCGGCGCCAACGGTACCAACTAGATACGGGTCCTCGCCGATGGTTTCTTCCACTCTTCCCCATCGGTAATCCCGCACCACGTCCAAAACCGGCGCGAGCCCTTGGTGTACGCCCACGGAACGCAACGACCTGCCAATCTGCCCGGCAATGCGGCCAACCAGCTCCGGGTTGAAGCTGGCTCCCCAAGACAGTGGAACCGGATATGCCGTTGCGCCCCACGCGGAGAAGCCGGCTAGGCATTCCTCGTGGACCTGGGCAGGGATTCCGAAACGGTTGGCGGCCATGATCTGCCGCTGAGCCCTGGCCAAGGATTGCGCCCCGGCCGAAGGATCAACCGGAACGGTGCCGAAGGGCCGAGTGAGTTGCCCTAGCCCGTCGACAATCACCTCGGCAAAGACGGGAGTGTCCTGGCTCATGTCGCTTTGGTACGGCGCCACGTCCCCTCCCCCATCGTCGGCGCCAACCCACAGGCCCACGAGTTGGCTCGTTTTCTCCTCTAGCGTCATTTCAGCAATCAGCACATCGGCCCGATCTGTTGCCGAAAGTGAGGTGTCATGCCATGGCCTTGCTTTCAGGAAATTGGACTGGACCACTGAACTGTCAATTGTCATGCGTTGCAAACCTTCTGATGGAAATGGGCCCGGACAGTTAGCCGGGAAACAACTGTTGGAGAAGGGACTCGATGGCGGCTAGCCCTTGACGGAACCAAGCATGATGCCTGAGACAAAGAACCTTTGAACAAACGGATAGATGCACAGTATGGGGATGACTGTAAGGATCATCGTCACCGATTGAATGTTTGCGGAGAGTGCTGCTGCCGAACTGCCGGAGGCGGCTGCGCCCTCTGACGCTGCACTGGACGCACCGGCAATCAAGTTCCGCAGGAACAAGGTGACGGGGAAGAGCTCACTTTTGTCCAGGTAAAGGAACGCGGCAAACCAG
The Arthrobacter alpinus genome window above contains:
- a CDS encoding glycoside hydrolase family 27 protein, yielding MGWNSWDCYGTTVTEDEVLENARFVRDHLLPSGWDTVVVDIAWYDPTARAHGYNEDAPVVLDAYGRQLPAQNRFPSAEGNTGFTAMANAIHAMGLRLGIHVMRGIPRKAVEQNLPVEGTAWTASQIANQGDTCSWNPDNFGLDHGHPGAQAYYDGQVAQFARWGVDFLKVDDMQAPYHDDEITAYATAIARSGRTMALSLSPGTNLPTTHLEHLRANANMWRISDDLWDRWDDVHAQFARLARWAPLQRAGGWADADMLPLGRIGLRAERGEPRDSRLTPAEQQTLLTLWVMGRSPLMMGGDLPSTDKATIERLANPALSRAPRHGNGQPRDHSGAQKSGEW
- a CDS encoding LacI family DNA-binding transcriptional regulator, with product MVKGRITIAEIAEELGVSVPTISRVLNGREDVAAQTRIRVEEALTRHNYRKPVAPNSPFRSADLLDLVFHEAGSGWALEVIRGVEQAAGPEHIGVVLSQLGGSRRPSKEWLDSIMARRSIGVVLVLSGLDEAQRQQLDARSIPYVVIDAHGEPASNVPTVGSNNWNGGLVATRHLIELGHKRIAMISGPSDVLCSRARVDGFKSAHDEVGLRYDPALIRWGNFEKEAGYHHGLELLRGPNRPTAIFAGSDYQALGVMRAARELGLLIPRDLSIVGYDNLPVSDWLTPPLTTVNQPLAEMAMLATQTLISMARGKSIASPRVELGTDLVIRESTAPPAG
- a CDS encoding endo-1,4-beta-xylanase, which encodes MVDNWPTTPAGEERQAAEIIRHYSTLVAHPAVQSITYWGFDDATAWLGAPSGLIRKDGSPKPAYTALQNLIRGEWWLVPVEMIADGEGRISLSVFAGLFEVAAGRSKGTVQLPVGEVQLEVPLAA
- a CDS encoding DDE-type integrase/transposase/recombinase, which produces MENPTHQADRAYESRISTIHQEWILEFILAGWEKNNSVDHSFATAWDNGVMIASRRTWWRVAAEYEDQNARPTVPTKRGGKRGTAQKPVLKATGPCQVWSWDISDVYSKWQGRVYKVYSIMDIYSREIVGWRIEEREADYLAVEMFEAAIARYGAPRVVHADSGPSMRSHLLRDSLNSHGVELTFNRPYVSNDNPFSESGFRTMKYRPGYPRIFESLEAARDYLTDYVRWYSNDHKHSGIALFSPAQVHDGSWKELWDKREKTHQEYYEQNPGRFRQRPTTPAPAQHVGINLPKPEEHQKIA
- a CDS encoding endo-1,4-beta-xylanase, which translates into the protein MTADRYAHRKSNATITVTDAQGNPLRGQPVLVKQLQHAFGFGCTPPTMDDGEDQSRERWQGLFDTATLAFYWGRYEPTRGVTERKKLLQSAHWLSNRGVRLKGHPLVWHTVKAPWVDALPLPVAEELLRGRIRREVKDFAGLIDSWDAINEVVIMPEFVNEPDGVQNAITRICADKGRVPMVRLAIEEARGQNSGAQLILNDFDLGPRYEQLVEEVLDAGIQIDAIGLQSHMHKGFRGEDQLNDVCQRFARFGLPLHWTETTLLSGDLMPSNVGDPKIVKLCGVTRLFFGVLRVWGG
- a CDS encoding glycoside hydrolase family 43 protein, yielding MSEAFGYLLVHFVEDPLEHKEKIYLSLSEGDDPLSWRRLNGGAAVLESLEGTGGVRDPNIVRGPDGTFHILATDLRVWRPEGPDWWEFRHRGSLDVVMWDSTDLITWSEPRYVRIAPDGAGMAWAPKSVYDPVSGDFLVFWSSGLQEAVSPEPVSLESASLASAETGPSKILVSRTKDFVGFTAPEVYLDLPGGVIDMTLLVTDTAVHRLAKHDDDAPLSLQLFHQRGSSVFADDFITVAKNVGHEISPHVEGPLVFRHNHENRWYLWVDRYADMPQGYHAYSTTNLESGDWKHVPGFTLPENTKHGAVLPLQGDEYRNLDAFYPR
- a CDS encoding glycoside hydrolase family 43 protein — its product is MTENQTTAMWGETNPVLPGFYPDPSVCRVDGDDGTWFYLVNSTFEYLPGLPVHRSRDLLSWELIGHVIDRPGQINLSTVRDSGGLFAPTIRHDGTRFLVVCTLVGGAEGASGNFVVTAENAAGPWSDPIWWDMDGIDPSIMIEPDGSMWAHGTRLAPLPEWAQQTEVWVRRLDNETLVPDTEETIVWSGALRGAIWSEGPHLLRRNGFVYLLAAEGGTSFHHAIVVARAESPLGPFVGNPANPVLTHRNLGRATPVTNVGHADLVEAQDGSWWAVCLATRAWDSCDLLGRETFLVPVTWENDWPVFAPGEGQLPQNPKGLQGLTGQEHLPFDSPDNPAATGGEDVIAVRRHPSEIVTETGVSGTFRLQAGNDLTDSRPAFVARRLASLSTRVQIRLVDASYGVRAGLALRYSSTAFVAVTVGGGTLSIDTVSGDASVVSTHAPRLTLPQGTGKGVLAFEVHGTSAVAIWEPDDGGSVRSDVLDISHLCAEKNGGFVGVTYGALAVGDSGSADFADLQGGL
- a CDS encoding DUF624 domain-containing protein — translated: MSSSALANEIGSGVLSRMAAGVYRLLVLAVFLILMCGPTLVAWTVLGDAAANAAFFVIALLPVGPALSAAVYAMRTWAASPDLSPARALWRGYRLNFLDTMKWWAVVVAVALVLIVNIVFAESVPFGVTFRPVGIIVLGLLGVWAGHLLVVSSLFSFRTRDSMRIAAVELFAQWKVSLGFLSLMIVALATVHLGTELALLVFAWAFSGILWLIAQPLIADVSRRFIKND
- a CDS encoding beta-glucosidase family protein, translated to MTIDSSVVQSNFLKARPWHDTSLSATDRADVLIAEMTLEEKTSQLVGLWVGADDGGGDVAPYQSDMSQDTPVFAEVIVDGLGQLTRPFGTVPVDPSAGAQSLARAQRQIMAANRFGIPAQVHEECLAGFSAWGATAYPVPLSWGASFNPELVGRIAGQIGRSLRSVGVHQGLAPVLDVVRDYRWGRVEETIGEDPYLVGTVGAAYVQGLESAGIVATLKHFAGYSGSRAARNHAPVAAGPREMADVYYPPFEMALRHGGARSVMNSYAEVDGVPAAADPQLLTELLRGTWGFDGVVVADYFAIAFLRTLQRVAGTESEAAARALAAGIDVELPSVAAYGKPLNDAVRSGAVSEELVNRALRRVLVQKIDLGLLDADYQPEVPDQVELDTTDSQALALELAREAVVLVANDGVLPLRPEARLAVVGPLADDAYGMLGCYSFPAHVGVKHPERGLGLEIGTVLEGLRGQHRGEIAFAKGCDVKAAGRSGFAAATDAAAGADVALVVLGDQAGLFGRGTSGEGCDAADLRLPGEQQALLEAILATGTPVVLLLLSGRPYALGSVAQKCAAVVQTFFPGQRGGQAIAEVLTGAINPSGHLPVSIPNSPHVQPGTYLAPPLGMRNGVSNLDPTALFPFGHGLSYGELSWGHVTTGNQQWQIGESTALTMELSNNSARRVADVVQVYLHDPVAQVTRPDIRLIAYQRVDLEPGESATVNFTLHSDLTSFAGLKLHQLVEPGELELRISRSSTDVHAVVRRTLVGREQIVGADRKLMATSHVHVRSASLAGEQR